Proteins found in one Pagrus major chromosome 20, Pma_NU_1.0 genomic segment:
- the csnk1e gene encoding casein kinase I — translation MELRVGNKYRLGRKIGSGSFGDIYLGSNIATGEEVAIKLECVKTKHPQLHIESKFYKMMQGGVGIPSIKWCGAEGDYNVMVMELLGPSLEDLFNFCSRKFSLKTVLLLADQMISRIEYIHSKNFIHRDVKPDNFLMGLGKKGNLVYIIDFGLAKKYRDARTHQHIPYRENKNLTGTARYASINTHLGIEQSRRDDLESLGYVLMYFNLGSLPWQGLKAATKRQKYERISEKKMSTPIEVLCKGYPSEFSTYLNLCRSLRFDDKPDYSYLRQLFRNLFHRQGFSYDYVFDWNMLKFGASRTAEDGDRERREGKEGEERAGGGQRGAGGRALPPGPNPSAANRVRNEADAAPSNPATRGVQQSGNRSPQAGRAERAERERKVAMRLHRGAPANVSSSDLTARLDQSRITASQVSVPFEHLAK, via the exons ATGGAGTTGAGGGTGGGGAACAAGTACCGCCTCGGGAGGAAGATAGGGAGCGGATCCTTTGGAGATATTTACCTTG GTTCTAACATCGCTACAGGAGAGGAAGTAGCCATCAAACTGGAATGTGTGAAGACCAAACACCCACAGCTCCACATTGAGAGCAAATTTTACAAGATGATGCAGGGGGGAG TAGGAATCCCATCTATTAAGTGGTGTGGAGCAGAAGGCGACTACAACGTTATGGTGATGGAGCTGCTGGGACCCAGTCTGGAGGACCTGTTCAACTTCTGCTCCCGCAAGTTCAGTCTGAAAACAGTCCTGCTGCTGGCCGACCAGATG ATCAGCAGGATTGAATATATCCACTCCAAGAACTTCATCCACAGAGACGTGAAGCCCGACAACTTCCTTATGGGGCTCGGCAAGAAAGGCAACCTGGTCTACATCATCGACTTTGGCTTGGCTAAGAAATACCGTGACGCCCGGACGCACCAGCACATCCCCTACCGTGAGAATAAGAACCTCACCGGCACCGCCCGCTACGCCTCCATCAACACCCATCTGGGCATTG AGCAGTCGAGGCGAGATGACTTGGAGTCTCTGGGCTACGTTCTCATGTACTTCAACCTGGGCTCTCTGCCCTGGCAGGGGCTCAAGGCTGCCACCAAGAGGCAGAAGTATGAACGCATCAGTGAGAAGAAAATGTCCACCCCCATCGAGGTGCTCTGCAAGGGATACCCCT CTGAGTTCTCCACTTACCTGAATCTGTGTCGTTCGCTGCGGTTCGATGACAAACCGGACTACTCATATCTGAGGCAGCTTTTTAGGAACCTTTTCCACAGACAGGGCTTCTCCTACGACTACGTTTTTGACTGGAACATGCTGAAGTTT GGGGCAAGCAGGACCGCAGAGGatggagacagggagagaagggagggaaaaGAAGGGGAGGAGCGGGCAGGAGGAGGCCAAAGAGGAGCCGGAGGCCGAGCTTTGCCGCCTGGTCCGAACCCATCAGCAGCCAACAGAGTGAGGAACGAGGCAGATGCTGCGCCGTCCAACCCGGCCACACGTGGGGTCCAGCAGTCAG GTAACCGCTCTCCTCAGGCGGGGAGAGCAGAGCGAGCCGAGCGAGAGAGGAAGGTGGCCATGAGGCTTCATCGCGGGGCCCCCGCCAAcgtctcctcctctgacctCACTGCGCGACTCGACCAATCACGCATCACTGCATCACAG GTCAGTGTGCCGTTTGAACATCTGGCAAAGTGA